One Dioscorea cayenensis subsp. rotundata cultivar TDr96_F1 chromosome 15, TDr96_F1_v2_PseudoChromosome.rev07_lg8_w22 25.fasta, whole genome shotgun sequence genomic region harbors:
- the LOC120277415 gene encoding protein LONGIFOLIA 1-like: MSAKFLHSFADESQELQKQIGCMTGILQMFDRHHLITGRRSHGSHTHNRLPSGHGHPNNINHRSDVLVLEKNSSKSFSENRRVSMESSRNSFSSSSCSSSFSSLDCNKSTQEPSSSFDRFIAQDISSPSPPLDSSVHSRRQSLDFREVVKDSINRDSSSLSVKTSSKKESKNNGLNLKPRDSPRPITGLNDPRRVLVKLKESPWNYPETSELPRLSYDRKDASILSESRDTPRFSYDGREASRMSLDSRDNGRFVSKLREAPRLSLDSRQGNARNSNLHSKLNSILNDYDSVSVHQRSSSMASNVVAKLMGLEALPSKESANNISLTPLKSSVKDPLTPRPKNRDTVMKPMANSRLPMETAPWKQHDEKVCTPKKSGFGNREVPVKQQTETVYSEIERRLKELEFRQSNKDLRALKQILDAMQDKGMLKKSKGEEQNSEAPSSWETTRTKVAQNVRSTMIRNQVVSHSFPSLPKSVASPRAYESPIVIMKPAKSVRKSGLTGSSVIHLEGLPKLQRLNTSEVSVKKKPTRDRTRATNRVEDSNLQRNPSRLIPKANTGNSVKTTNSLSPRLPQRKLDAEKKLNRPPIPSSETNKHRKQSVSKQPSESVSPRGRLGRKSVQVPPNEDQLSEASSETTRNLRHQGDDISVQSDNNISLASEVDNIDVTSAAISEEMQDRESSSLEKKSQVNLNEVVLTVVPEQPSPVSVLDASFYQDELPVKRISNEFKDDVGSENSISEVDRKKLANIEILVQKLCQLSSTDAETQTADHIASLCETQNPDHRYVSEILLASGLLMKDLTSRLTAPMSIQLHPSGHPINPDLFTVLEQTKSGLLSQLKPVPETNLKPKSSPEKLHRKLVFDVVNEVLVQKLELTNHDPLSTLFIRTRKFARNLPTGHRLLKEVCAEIDELQSESSKDVNGEENNNLISGEHVLQHEQGWENFGTEMPSLVLEIERSIFKELIDEVVCGETNAAAGLHAKLSRRRRQLFAK, translated from the exons ATGTCAGCAAagtttcttcattcttttgctGATGAGAGCCAGGAGTTGCAGAAGCAAATTGGTTGTATGACTGGGATTCTTCAGATGTTTGACAGGCATCATCTTATCACTGGAAGGAGATCCCATGGTTCTCATACTCATAACAGGCTTCCTTCAG GTCATGGACATCCAAACAATATTAATCATAGATCAGATGTTCTTGTTCTG GagaaaaattcaagcaagagtTTCAGCGAGAACCGGAGGGTTTCAATGGAATCATCCAGGAATTCCTTCTCATCTTCATCCTGTTCTTCATCATTCTCTTCTTTGGATTGTAACAAATCAACACAAGAACCTTCATCATCATTTGACCGGTTCATCGCACAAGATATCTCTTCACCAAGTCCACCGTTGGATTCATCGGTGCACTCTCGCCGGCAGTCCCTTGATTTCCGAGAAGTTGTGAAGGATTCCATTAATAGAGATAGTAGTAGTTTGTCGGTTAAAACTTCTTCAAAGAAGGAATCGAAGAACAATGGATTGAATTTGAAGCCTAGAGACTCTCCGAGGCCTATTACCGGTCTCAATGATCCACGTAGAGTTCTTGTGAAGCTAAAAGAATCACCTTGGAATTATCCAGAAACTAGTGAGCTACCGAGATTGTCATATGATCGAAAAGATGCTTCCATTTTGTCGGAATCAAGAGACACTCCTAGATTTTCATATGATGGACGAGAGGCTTCGCGGATGTCTCTTGATTCCAGAGACAATGGAAGGTTTGTCTCTAAACTTAGAGAGGCTCCAAGGCTGTCATTGGATAGCCGGCAAGGAAATGCGAGGAATTCTAATTTGCATTCGAAGTTGAATTCAATACTCAATGATTATGATTCTGTTAGTGTCCATCAAAGATCTTCTTCTATGGCTTCGAATGTTGTCGCGAAGCTTATGGGATTGGAAGCACTGCCAAGTAAAGAGAGTGCTAATAACATCTCATTGACGCCATTGAAGAGTTCGGTCAAGGACCCTCTGACACCGAGACCGAAAAATCGTGATACTGTAATGAAACCAATGGCGAATTCAAGGCTTCCGATGGAAACTGCTCCTTGGAAGCAACATGATGAGAAGGTTTGCACCCCAAAAAAATCAGGATTTGGAAATCGCGAAGTTCCAGTGAAGCAGCAAACTGAAACTGTTTACAGTGAAATCGAAAGGAGACTAAAAGAGCTTGAGTTCAGACAATCCAATAAAGATCTCAGAGCTCTTAAGCAGATTTTGGATGCAATGCAGGACAAAGGGATGTTGAAGAAATCAAAAGGCGAAGAACAAAACTCTGAAGCACCATCATCCTGGGAAACCACTCGAACGAAGGTTGCTCAGAATGTTAGATCAACAATGATTCGAAACCAAGTGGTTTCACATTCATTTCCTTCACTGCCGAAAAGTGTTGCTAGTCCAAGAGCTTATGAGTCTCCAATTGTTATCATGAAGCCTGCCAAAAGTGTTAGGAAATCAGGTCTTACCGGCTCGTCAGTAATTCATTTGGAAGGCTTACCGAAGCTTCAGAGGCTGAACACAAGTGAAGTTTCAGTGAAAAAGAAGCCGACAAGAGACCGAACTAGAGCCACGAACAGAGTAGAAGATAGCAATTTGCAGAGAAATCCATCAAGATTGATACCGAAAGCAAACACTGGAAACTCAGTTAAGACTACGAATTCGTTGAGCCCGAGATTGCCGCAGAGAAAACTCGATGCGGAGAAGAAATTAAATCGTCCACCTATTCCTTCTTCGGAAACAAATAAGCATCGAAAACAGTCTGTAAGTAAGCAGCCATCAGAATCAGTTTCGCCGAGAGGTAGACTCGGGCGAAAATCAGTTCAAGTGCCACCAAATGAGGATCAATTGAGTGAAGCAAGCAGTGAAACAACAAGAAATCTCAGGCATCAAGGTGATGATATTTCTGTACAATCAGATAATAATATTAGCTTGGCATCAGAGGTAGACAATATTGATGTAACAAGTGCTGCTATTTCCGAAGAAATGCAAGATCGCGAGAGTTCTTCATTGGAAAAG AAATCACAGGTTAATCTGAATGAAGTTGTCTTAACTGTTGTTCCTGAACAACCAAGTCCTGTGAGTGTCCTAGATGCCTCATTTTACCAGGACGAATTGCCGGTGAAAAGGATTTCAAATGAATTTAAAG ATGACGTTGGCTCAGAGAATTCGATTTCTGAAGTTGATCGCAAGAAGCTTGCAAACATTGAGATATTGGTTCAGAAGCTGTGTCAGCTAAGCTCAACTGATGCCGAAACTCAAACTGCTGATCACATTGCCTCATTGTGTGAAACTCAGAATCCCGACCACCGATACGTATCGGAGATCCTCCTGGCCTCAGGCCTTCTAATGAAAGATCTAACATCCAGATTAACAGCTCCAATGTCCATTCAACTTCACCCTTCCGGCCACCCGATAAACCCTGACTTATTCACTGTCCTCGAACAAACAAAATCAGGCTTGCTCTCTCAACTCAAACCTGTCCCTGAAACCAATCTCAAGCCAAAGTCTAGCCCAGAGAAGCTTCACCGAAAGCTTGTTTTCGATGTGGTAAATGAAGTACTAGTCCAGAAACTAGAATTAACAAATCATGATCCTCTTTCCACCTTATTCATCAGAACCAGAAAATTTGCAAGGAATCTTCCTACCGGACATCGGTTACTCAAAGAAGTTTGTGCAGAGATTGATGAACTGCAGTCTGAGAGCTCAAAGGATGTCAATGGTGAGGAAAACAACAACTTGATATCCGGCGAACATGTGCTTCAACATGAACAAGGATGGGAGAACTTTGGAACAGAAATGCCGAGTTTGGTCTTAGAGATCGAAAGATCGATATTCAAGGAACTCATTGATGAGGTTGTGTGTGGTGAAACTAATGCTGCTGCTGGATTGCATGCAAAAttaagcagaagaagaagacaattATTTGCCAAGTGA